The DNA window AAATTGTTAAATTTTACCTGTAATGGTTGCATCGATGAGAAAAATTATTACATCTGGCTTAATAATCCCTATAatgttttttaataataaagaaAATGTGCTTCCAGaaatattcttaattttttGTGCATTTGGTCTTGAGATAGGTCGACTATTAAATTTAGCTGTATTGCGAATGTGAATTGTTCCCCAGACTTGATCATTTGCAGCGGAATTTGACTATACTTTCATTCTTGGTCTTATGTGGTGAATATCTAACTTTGAAACTTCCACAGTTTGCTGATTTCATGGAAGTAGAGAGTGTGCTTGACACAATTTATGATGATGAAGGTATTGAGGATGGCCAAGATGTTGAGATGCAAGATGTTGAAGAGGGTGAGTTACTTGAACCTATTTCAAAGGCTGAATCAGGAGTAAGCTGTAATGTTGAAGTTAATCAGGTTTCCAACAACAGGAATTCAAGacgtaagaagaagaaaaagaaaaacaagcaAAAGACAGACATCGATATTGGTCCAAATGTTACTGATATCAACAGGTTTGAACATTTTGAAGCAagattttgttcattttataGTATCCCTTTGGCATTATTTCGTCGTCGtattttttatgttatctaTTGTCATCCATAGCCTTATGTTACACTATTTTTGTATGGCATGGTGGCCTTAGAAGTTGCTATATCACTTATAGAGAGGAAAATATAATTCTGTACTTTTTTGTGTTGATAAACGAACACCATCACAGACGCAGCCTGCTTCTTTATATTCTGACATGTACTCTATAGTCCGTCTATTGACGGATTCATATTTTCTGATGCAGTGTTTTCTAACTTTGCTAGCTTCAATAAAACATTTCCCCGTTTTTAcgattattttcatttttttggtgACTATTTCCTTTGTATAAATATTTGTAGGTTTGTTTTAAATGTGTGTAAGCGTTTGAGAGAGAGGAAATCTTATCTTATGTGTACTGCTGTTGGTTGTATTGACGTCTCTGCTTTGAGTGATCTCGTCAAAGAGGTAAGACTTTGTTGTGTTGTTCTGTTGTACCACTTCATCTCTGGCCACCTATTGCTGATGATCTtcattttaaatttacaaattgtACTAAACTTGACTTTGACGGTTTGAACGGTGCTGTAGTTAGAGAATTTTGCTTGAATGATTTGCATGTTTATGATCTCTTAATTGGTTAAGTTACTTGAGGGAGTTATTGTACTTACACTGCAGTGCGATGCAAGATTTACAATCCAAAAATGGGATGAAGTGCGTTTTATAAAAAAACTGACTTAGCCGACATTTGGCTTTCTCATTACAATGCAATGCTTTTTTTTACATGGTTCCAAAACTTGTTTTGGTGACAAAATGATGCACGTTAATCTTAGAACTTATCCCTATTTGGATGAGCTTTGATATGTGTTTACTTGGTGGGGCAGCGTGCTTTAGGTTTTATGACATCATTATCATAGATTAACCACGCTGCTCTCACCTTTGAACCCTTTCCGACTTATCTCGTACTGCTAACTAATGAAAAGTATTAGAATCTGTCATTAGTACTGTACTGTTTTGGTAAAACCTGGAATTGACCCTTGGTATTGTGATTGGTGAGATATTTGTTAACCATAGTTTTCTACAACTTTTAGGGATATAGTCTACTTCCTTCCCCCTCCTTAGTTCTGATTCTCAGTATTGTTTTCCCTCCATCGCAGATTCTTTTGGCTGAAGATTTTTGCTATCGCTATCCTGAAACTTTCATCTGAGAATTGAGATAGCTTCTTGATGAACCactcataaattttttaatgaagGTTGATATTTTGAACTTATAACCTGTGAATGGCTGAACATCACTATTGACCTTTCGGTCTTTTCAAGATCTTAGTTCTCCATATTGATAGGATTATTATTAGTTTCTTCTctgactttttttttaatttctcacGCATCACTCAAAAAAAATGTTACATTGAACATGAACGTGCAGGTTGATGCCATTCAGGCCTGTGGAGGTCAGAAGACTGCTGATGGTGGCCATTTCGTAATGGTGGTCGCATATTGTGGACTATCAAAGCTTGTGACCAAATGCTTACAAAGAGATCATGAGAAGGGGAAAAAATTTGAGGTGCACTTTCTACACTTGtattctatttatttattttaccttTTACATATGCACTCACTTATGTGATTCAAGTACTAAATTGCTTGCTTAAAACCAATTTCTTCATCACTATTCCTACCGGTTGGCCATTGACAATATTGTATTTTATTACATTCTAATCATGATTTATCTGTTTGTTTTCCCTCGTATATCTGCAACCAATACATGCATCACATAGACTGTAATCGAGTTAGTAACAATTTGGTTTGATACTTGTTGCAGAAGCAATTCAAGCAGCATCATCAAAATAAGCAAGCACATGCACAACAATCAGAATCTTCTTCTGAAAGAAGGGCTCTCAATACAGTTAACCAGATTAAACCCAAGATATCGAATGGTCTGGAGCTTTTGTCACATGATCAGAACCAGCTTGAACAGTCCTCTACCGAAGAGAAACGTACGTCTGTTCATAATCGAATACGAAGGCCAGTTACATACGATGATCTTCTCGAAGGAGAGGATCCCAAAGACGGATAGAACTTGTGATCGAACCATTTTAATTTGAAAGTCCCTGAACTTCATCCAAATCCTCTTTCTACACCTTTTTTGGGAACTAGGTCTATTAGTGTTGATTATTTTCCTTTTCGTGCCTCTTGGATGGAGGAATGATTAGAAACATGAAGGCTGGCTTAATGCTTGTTTTCTTCATGTATTTCAATTTTTTGGGGTATACTATTTTTTGGGGTTATACTATGATGATTCTCGTTACActcttttgttttaaaaaaaattctacttTATACATGTGTACATGATCCTAAAATAGACGCCAATAAACTATTATGTAAATATAATCGTTTTTCATCTTTCAAAACAAAGATGCTTTATTCGTCTTGTTGCATCGAAACATTACAAACACCAGCAACGACCAATATTCACTTCCAACTCTCTTACTGTAATAGAGTACGTTTCAGGTTCTAACGAGCAAGTTTTGTCACACCCAAGTGACCAATGGACGATAATGAACTAGAGAACAAACTATGCATACTCAAGAATATGAACTCTCTCAAATTTTATCTTGCATTCATCTTATACAAGAAGAAGCAAATGACAGTGCAGTCATCTCTCTTTGAGTTCGGAAACCAACGTTTCCATGTAGCAATTGTTGCATCCACCACTGACTTTGCTGCTACCTCTTCGCTATGTGCAGCAGAAACTATTGCAATAATATCGTCATTACTTAATACGTCCCACACctgaaaaaaattcacaaatttgGTAAATTAGTTCAATTATATTTCGATTTATATCATCGTGACCGTGATAACTTATACATAAGGTTCTATATGATATGTGGTAGAAAGTAAGAACCAGCAACTTTTTGATACATTTTTAATGCAGAAATTCGATTTGTATTTGGGTGGGTTTTTTGTTTTTACCCCATCACTGGCCAGAACAAAAAACTGATCATTTGGAGATAAACCGTTATAAGAGATATCAGGGATTGCAATTATGCCATGGTACTTGAGCACAAAGTCTCCAAAAGCTCGCGACATGGCACGGCCTGGAGAGTCATCATGAGGAAGCCATACTCTCTGAATATGCGGTTCTTCTTTCAGGGCCAGTACTCTGCCATTGCACTTCCTTATTCACTCAGCTTCGGCTggaaaacaaattttatttttgtaaatattagcaTCGTTGATACACAAGCAGAACCGTGTTGCGTAGATGTTTTCGGGGAAATTCTGTGTTAGACCCGTCTAGCACACATCTTTAGTTCGATTCAAGGGTGTTTACTGGATCGAAACCAAAAGTCTACATTGGCAAAAGCCTACTTTTTATTGGGTTTCTTGGTTTAtattcatttattattttatcatttctaTCATGGGAAAAGAATCTTACAGGGTAGTCCTGGCTTGAAATCAGTAGTTAACTGAATCGCCGCATTCCCTTCCTCGGTTTTTGTTCCTAAAACTGCCCTCGATCGCCTAGATTCGCAATAATTATATCTACACCCTGTATGGGAAAAAAGGGAATACCATGTGAATTGCCTCCAACATTAATCAATACCTCTAATTTGTCCTACGCATGTCAGATAATATTGTTTACAATACTGTTGGACAACACAACGGCGGTAGTTCCACTGCAAGACAGTCCAACCTGTCAGAATCTTGAGTTCCTTATCCATTGCTTTGAATGCACTCAACATGCCTCTTTCCATTTTAAAGAAATTCTTAGTTGGTTCTGATGGGATAATACTCATTTGCGTCCTTATTGTTTAGTCGATTTTCCTATTTCAGTCCCTCTTCAATTTTTGACTGCTTAATTAATCCTTCAAGTTCCAAAATCATCCCGAATCGGTCCCTGTCGTTATCTTGACGTTTAAGATTAACGTTGACCCACATCATGTGCCTCTCACATGATCATTTCTTTGTGAAGGCAGTCCGATTATCAAGAATGATAACTGGTATATATACCTCTGCATTGGGATTTGGGAACTCAATGTATACGAAAATGGGTATTTTCCCAACTATGTATGTAATTTCATTGATTTTatcttatataattaataaattaaattattaatggaCGAAATTGATAGCAATAGGGTCTTCACGTATGGAATCTGGAAGTGGCAATGGGGATAGTGAAGTTCAGCAGCCTATGCTGGAGCTTCTCAATCAGCTTGATGGCTTTGAAGCATCTAATAAGATTAAGTATCTTAAAGTTCTTGTCAACTTTATACCTTGGCTattgttttctttggttctgcTGTGAAAATATCGTGGTTTATGTATGATATCTATACAGGTATTGATGGCTACCAATAGAATTGACATCCTGGACCATGCTCTACTTAGTCCTGGAAGAATTGATAGGAAAATTGAGTTCCCAAATCCCAATGCAGAGGTATACATACCAGTTATCGTTCTTGataattctttttttcttttttgtgttCTCTCTTGCTTGTATTCCCTTATACTCTTAGCTTTGCTGAATTTGATAGCGGGATTGACTTACCAAATATAATGATGAGGCATTCTACTTTAGTCCAGTGATTTTACATCAGATATTTTTGCTTATATTCCCTATCTTCGTTGCTTTTACATTTTAAACTTCATTTAATTATCACATCAATCACAATTTATTGCCCCTCCTTTTCTCTTTTCTATTTCTATCCAAGATATTTAAACCCACCCTTCGTGACCGCACCTACACTTAGTTGTTGGTCTACGCGTCGTGTAAAAGTCGTTTCGCACGTACTTCAATCGCTGACGTCTCAAAGTAACATAATCAAGAAGGATCGACACATGATTTGGTGAAGAATCACAAAAAGTAGAATGTTTCTACGCATAATGGTCATCTATCGAAGATACTtcaaaaaaaagaaatatataacATGTATTAAAATGCATTCACAATTACCCCATACAATTTCATACATTGTCAAAAAACACAGTAGGGTGAACACGCAGATTTTCAATTTTCAAGGGCTTATTACAAAACACATCACATTATAAAATGAGTACAATATTTGAAGTCCGGAGTAAGCGCAGtatttattattactattaacCAAACCATGAGTATTTCAAATTGATTTCTGAAGCACATCTAGCACAGAGTCTGAAGAGTAAGAAATGGACAGTTGGTTACTCAGAGTTCGTGTCGCttgaaatgaaatgaaattgATTGACATCTAAACAAAAGCTCGGCACAGGAAAAATATCAGAAACAAAAGATTCAATTAAGAGCAGTAAGAAATGGGCATGTACTTtacaaaattcatttttacaaAAGCTTCTGCAAATTCAAGTAAATATCCAAGAATTTAAACACTGTTTACATGATTTAGGAAGATTTGGCCGAAGACAGCGAGACCTAAGCCACTCCCCTGTTCTTCCGTCGACTCTCTTTGTTTTGTTGGATGAAGAGTCTTTTGTGGGCCTTCTTTTGATAGAAAAGGGTATAATAGGAAAACAGACGTTGGATAGATAGAAGGACTAATAATTCAGGGCCATGCGATGAGTTTAAATTAACCAGCCTAATACAAGATAGTCCACTGGACACTAGATTAGATGGGTTTAATTACAACCGTACCAAACATCAAATTAgctaggaaaaaaaaaaaacccaaccTACTTTATCCACCCAACCAAGCAAGGCCTTACAGGGTAGTCCTGGCTTGAAATCATAGTTAACTGAATCGTCGCATTCCCTTCCTCGGTTTTTGTTCCTAAACATGCCCTCGAATCGCCTAGATTCGCAATAATTATATCTTCACCCTGTATGGGAAAAAAAGGGAATACCATGTGATTCCTCCAAACATTAATCAAATACCTCTAATTTGTCCTACGCATTCAGATAATATTTGTTTACAATACCTGTTGGACAACAACAACAGCGGTAGTTCCACTGCAAGAACAGTCCAACTGTCAAGAATCTTGAGTTCCTTATCCATTGCTTTGAATGCACTCAAACATGCCTCTTTCCATTTAAAGAAATTCTTAGTTGGTTCTGATGGGATAATACTCATTTTTCGTCCTTAGTGTTTACCGATTTTCCTATTTCAGTCCCTTTTCATTTTTGACTGCTTAATTAATCCTTCAAGTTTCCAAAAATCATCCCGAATCGGTCCCTGTCGTTATCTTGACGTTAAGATTAACGTTGACCCATATCATGTGCCTCTCACATGATCATTTCTTTGTGAAGGCAGTCGATTATCAAGAATGATAACTGGTATATTACCTCGGCTTGGGATTTGGGAACTCAATGTATACGAAACTGGGTATTTTCCCAACTATGTATGTAATTTCATTGATTTTatcttatataattaataaattaaatttataatgggACGAAATTGATAGCACACAGGGTCTTCACGTATGGAATCTGGAAGTGGCAATGGGGATAGTGAAGTTCAGCAGCCTATGCTGGAGCTTCTCAATCAAACTTGATGGCTTTGAAGCATCTAATAATATTAAGGTATCTTAAAGTTCTTGTCAACTTTATACCTTGGCtattgttttcttttggttCGCTGTGAAAATATCGTGGTTTTATGTATGATATCTATACAGGTATTGATGGCTACCAATAGAATTGCATCCTGGACCATGCTCTACTTAGTCCTGGAAGAATTGATAGGAAATTGAGTTCCCAAATCCCAATGCAGAGGTATACATACCAGTTATCGTTCTTGAtaattctttttctttttgtgTTCTCTCTTGCTTGCATTCCCTTATACTCTTAGCTTTGATGAATTTGATAGCGGATTGACTTACCAAAATATAATGATGAGGCATTCTACTTTAGTCCAGTGATTTTACTTCAGATATTTTGCTTATATTCCCTATCTTCGTTGCTTTTACATTTTAAACTTCATTTAATTATCACATCAATCACAAGTTATTGCCCTTCCTTTTCTCTTTTCCTATTCTATCCAAGATATTTAAACCCACCCTTCGTGACCGCACTACACTTAGTTGATTTTCACATGGCTAACGTGAAATTTCTTTTTCAGTCTCGATTTGACATTTTGAAGATACACTCGaggaaaatgaatatgatacgAGGGATCGATCTGAAGAAGATTGCTGAGAAAATGAATGGTGCGTCTGGTGCAGAACTTAAGGTATTTCATGACTTTTTGTGAACTTCAGTTAACAGCCACAATATATGAAAGGCATGTTTTTAATTGTGCAATGCATATGTTCCTGTCCATGGTCATTTTCTCTAATAACAATCAGGTCATCTACCTATATGCTTTATAGCAATGATTGGTCTAAGATTTAGTTCAATATGCATTATTTTCttcgttgaagagaagcctggGATGCGATTCATTTGGGGAATAAGTTTCTCAGCACGTAATAATTATACTAAATTTGTGTGGGATGGATTAAAGCGAGTAGGTCTATCATTTACTTTTGGCCGAGGCGAAACCGTGTTGAAATTGATAGGTATTTGATGAGTACCTGTCAAGTTGTTGCATATCTAAAAACATAGAATCACGGGTTATAGCTTAGCAACAGTTCTTGACATATGCTGATCTATTAAGGGGACCCTTGAACTTGAAATGATGCAACAAAATACGAAGGATGTCAGTAAATTTCTCATAATTGAAATTAGAAATTCAAAGCTGCTCTGGGTTTTTACTGCTATCATGTTGCCTAATTGTCGCAACATCAACATATCGTCTCGCTTATGCAAGTAATGGTGTTGTTTTGCAGACTGTTTGCACTGAAGCTAGGATGTTTGCTTTGAGAGAGAGGAGGGTCCATGTAACTCAAGAGGACTTCGAAATGGCTGTTGCCAAGGTCATGAAGCAAGAGACTGACAAAAATATGTCTTTGAGGAAGCTTTGGAAGTAAATTGTGTGTTATATATCACCACCGCGAATTGGCAAACTGCTACTTAAACATATATTCTTCTTGTGAGAGGCACATGATGTGGAATTGCTAAATTTTCTTCCAGTCACCGTGGGTTTCGAATTAGGGTTGTAAAGGTGGGGAGTAAGGGTTGTAGAGGTGGGGAGTAaaatgaaaaagggaaatcgacTGCCTTCACAAAGAAATGATCATGTGAGAGACACATGATGTGGGTCAACGTTAATCTTAACGTCAAGATAACGACAGGGACTGATTCGGGATGATTTTGGAAACTTGAAGGATTAATTAAGCAGTCAAAAATGAAGAGGGACTTAAATGAAAAAAGCGGTAAACAATAAGTACGAAAATAAGTATTATCCCGGTTCTGATTTATCATAAGTTTCGGTTTCGGCGATGGTTTGTTTAATCGTCGCCGATCTAGATTGGCGACAATTTAACTCAAAATCGTGGTTTgtgcaaaaaccgtcgctatgatTCTATAAATACCGAGGTTCGCGAACATTTTATTCAGATATACCCAATTCTGTGATAAGAAATGTAGATTATACCTCAGAAATACCTATACCTATATATACCAAAAATAGGATAGGAAGACAATTAAATATTCCAGAACAACAATTTGAATCAGAACAAGATCCAACTAGTCCAATTTTTTTCTCAATAACagaaaatataattaatgaaCTAAATGTTATAGAAAAAGAATTCCAAATAGATAAAAACTTTCTACATAAGGATTTTATGCTATACATAATAAAGAAAAAAGAttatgattttttgaaaaatttatgaaAACCAGAAAAGATATTCAAcaaaaattttatgaatttataaataaaaataaaatttacattttattcTTCGATTGGTTTGAATATACTCCTCTCAAAATTCCTTAGAATATCTATTTTGAAACTATGTAAATCCTATTACAATAAGAAATAAATCACCAGAATGGGAAACCATTACTGATTCTAGAAAAATTCAATCTAATTATCATCCTTTACAAGGAATTAAAATAATGGTACAAAATCAACAAATTGAAGCAATTCATATAAAAAATCCAGGAgataatgataaattaatataaaaaacatCATAACACAAAATAATTTCACAAATACAAATTTAAATACAATAGAAAAACAATTAGATATGATAGAaaaacaaatacaaaaacaacccaaaaataaaatagaaactTCGAATACAGATAGTAAACTCAAAAACCTAATTTTTAAACCatattaaataactaaaaatagtgttaaaaatattaaagaaaataattctgaatttataaaaataatacaagATAAATTAAGTAAAATGGTAACAACAGCCAATAGTTCAAATCATGCATGAGTTTTTTTTTACTAGATAATTAAGTTAAAACCGTCGCTTCATTAAGCTACCGTCgcttaatatagcgacggttttgtaaAAAACCATCGCTTTCATTCAGCGACGGTTAACTTAACCGTCgcttaaattagcgacggtttgtatataaaattttaaatgttaattatgaattttgtttaCACGTCGAATTTTAGAAGTAAATGATCTATTTTAAGAATGAATTCAAATAAAacgtataaaaatatttttttttgagagaatatatgtcacacccttacactatacttagcataattaccataatcaaaatagggtttgaatGATATACCTATAGTATGAAGCAGATCAAACAAGGGCATCAaattgacggtttataaaaattttgacatgatgtccctatattttgtataagCCCAAACCCAAGCAACaacatttatatatacatagaaacatatttaaatatacaaacatacattgtatcctcacacatatcgtggaacttgtttcaaaccctgacattcaattcattataatacatatgcggaagctacacaataagaagtcccggttcttgtcaAGGTGAGGCACgttacaagcatccattggcgaaccgacATCCTATAtatcttcattacctgatcctgtaatacatgagctacgtgagtttataaaactcaataagttggcacttatatgtatcaatatgcatcgaaggaacatacatatcaagtcgtgataaATAATGAATCTTAAAAACATGTCATACCGTAGCATATAttcaatgttcatttttgtacttgagcctcattagttgacctgtactaccgtgcttgctttattatatagctactactgtgttggacgtcagggagcaactTTGGCatccccacgccccatgaacatatattggccaatagctttggtggacttaaaaccacccatgatgtcaacaagctctatatcatgtaaaatcagtcattttcttttcatgttcatgttcgtgttcatgacatagcacccctcttcaatattcatgagttccttacgtatttaatacataacaatggaatatgatgctatgttttcatcaataaacatactaacaatgtacatatagcaataatcaatgggaagtatttgaaaacataatactactcatgtattacttcaagaacatgccaacttactgtccaagcttaagaacactggtttgagacggtgtttctcgctcctatactgtcaaatacatcaataaacCCATCACTATGTATATACTAGGTGAAAATCACTCCTCTACATGTGGAACAActaaagagaagaaaacttacacctatatgatgttcttgtgatggagaataAACTTCTAACCTCaaaatgatgaagaagaagaagagatgAGCTTTTGGAGGAAGATTTATTGGTGTCTTTCGAGTTTTGCTGTGGAAAAGGGGTTGTGGAATGGTAAATAAGGTCAAGGAAGTCGAAACTTATCTTCTTATATgcaaggcggcgctcgggcggtcataaattaccgctcgagcgcggcaCTTTCTGTCCGAAACCAAAAATCCAGaaccattggcgctcgggcggtaatttctTACCGTTCGGGCGCCACTCTGCGCACAGCCACCTCAAAGATCGCTTCAGAAACGGCTCTtccgttcataatctgaaaaatggtaaacaggaaagttgtagctctatgtcttggcttgaatctcccactaatttcatgtcatttgtagttctgagtaaaaagttatgcccattcttccaacatgtgtcattgtaggagtgacgatacacacgacccacttcggggcgcttttggcttgtcttccacaatgatttggacaaaactcaaaacatgaaagttgtaaccTTATatattagctttctaatggttatgACCTGAcaccatttggatcaatatttcAATGATTATGCTAAAACACGTAcgaactaccatattttcatctcatttcccacCACTTCTGATACACTATTTCTAcgtacacatcttactatcactatttagacacatattcattctcaatacaccatggacaatataaatatcatgttcaatctcaatattgatacctcactcatcacgtgaaatctaatgagctaaataactacgtaataaacgacataaaagcattattatcatttgtacgagtaaccgggcattacaattctcccctccttcaaagaatttcgtcctcaaaatttgacgtaccatataGTTCAGGATATCTCTGTTGAATCTCGTCCTCTCGCTCCCAAGTTGCCTCATCAATTGCATGATTGCGCCATAACAGTTTAACCAAgggtatttccttgcctcgtaacacttttgatttcctaTCGAGGATTTGGATCGGTCGTTCTTCATACGAGAGATTTGATGCAATCTCCAATGGTTCATAATGAAGAACGTGAGAAGGATTGGCCAAATACTTTCGTAGcaaggaaacatgaaaaacattatgaacatttgataagttcggtggtaaagcaactcggtaggccctgtctcctattctttccaagatttcaaacggaccgatatatcttggacttaattttcccttcttaccaaaacgcaaaatgcccttcaatggtgatatatttacaaatacatggtcaccaaccTGAAATTTCAATCGACGacgtcgcacatcagcataactcttctgtcggctctgggtagtgtgcattctttctttgatcttggttaccaattcggctgtctgttgtaccaattcagggcctaataatttcctttctcctatttcatcccaatgtactggagatcgacattttctaccatataaggcagtatatggtgccattccgatacttgactgatagctattgttatatgtgAATTCAGCCAATGGTAGTTTACTGTCCCAAATACCTGGAAAGTCAATAGTACAagccctcaacatatcttctaagatctgattcactCATTCTGATTatccatcagtttgagggtagaatgctgtactaaatgctaatcgagttcccatagcatgatgtaaaatcttccaaaatgcagacataaatttgggatctctatcagatacaatggacactgggatgCCATGAAGTCTCACTGTCTCTTGgatgtattcttcagcatattgattcatcgtgtatGTGGTCTTCACTGGAAGAAAGTGACCTGATTTcgtaagtcgatccacaataacccatatagcattgaaccctctttgtgttcttggcaaaccaagaatgaaatccatcgtgatgtgttcccatttccattcaggaataggaAATGGTTTCAAGAGTCTTGCTGGTCTTTGATTTTCAgtcttgacctgttgacaagttagacattgtgcaacaaattgagcaatgtcctttttcatacctggccaccaaaataatggtttcaaatctttgtacatttttgtGCCTCCTGGATGGATCGAATAGGGAGTGGCATGAGCATCAATAAGAATGTCATTTCTGATTGTTCCTTGCTTTGGTACACACAACCTCCCTCGATATGTCCATATTCCTTCCCCATTCAATTCATAGTTcaaatttcctttttcttcatCTCGCTGTCTCAGTTGTTGTAATTCAGTATCTGTATTTTGTTCGGCCTTGATTCTGTCTGCAA is part of the Primulina tabacum isolate GXHZ01 chromosome 18, ASM2559414v2, whole genome shotgun sequence genome and encodes:
- the LOC142532366 gene encoding uncharacterized protein LOC142532366: MKFATFRTRWPVLFFTWKGTLVTGFLWSSTLAIGLFALSCSLALLKRNLTILSFLVLCGEYLTLKLPQFADFMEVESVLDTIYDDEGIEDGQDVEMQDVEEGELLEPISKAESGVSCNVEVNQVSNNRNSRRKKKKKKNKQKTDIDIGPNVTDINRFVLNVCKRLRERKSYLMCTAVGCIDVSALSDLVKEVDAIQACGGQKTADGGHFVMVVAYCGLSKLVTKCLQRDHEKGKKFEKQFKQHHQNKQAHAQQSESSSERRALNTVNQIKPKISNGLELLSHDQNQLEQSSTEEKRTSVHNRIRRPVTYDDLLEGEDPKDG